From Deltaproteobacteria bacterium, one genomic window encodes:
- a CDS encoding inorganic diphosphatase — translation MPIKTRKRAKEVTVPVMIEIPKGCRNKYEYDKEKKVIKFDRMLFSAVHYPSDYGFIPDTLAEDGDPLDALVLVWEPTFPGCLIETKPVGLFKMWDEKGPDEKILCVPVRDPLWNHLKCLKDVPPHLLKEIEHFFSVYKDLEEKKTGIEGWEKKEAALKIIEKSYERFRKANKDK, via the coding sequence ATGCCGATAAAAACAAGAAAGAGAGCAAAAGAAGTCACCGTTCCGGTGATGATAGAAATTCCAAAAGGGTGCAGGAATAAATACGAGTACGACAAGGAAAAAAAGGTCATAAAGTTCGACCGCATGCTCTTTTCCGCTGTGCACTATCCAAGCGATTACGGCTTTATCCCCGATACCCTTGCAGAGGACGGAGACCCGCTGGATGCCCTTGTGCTTGTGTGGGAGCCGACATTCCCTGGCTGTCTTATCGAAACAAAACCGGTCGGGCTCTTCAAGATGTGGGATGAAAAGGGGCCTGATGAAAAGATACTTTGCGTTCCGGTAAGAGACCCGCTCTGGAACCATCTTAAGTGCTTAAAGGACGTGCCGCCGCATCTTTTAAAGGAAATCGAGCACTTCTTTTCCGTTTACAAGGATCTTGAGGAAAAGAAGACCGGCATCGAGGGCTGGGAAAAGAAAGAGGCAGCTCTTAAGATTATCGAGAAGTCCTATGAAAGGTTCAGAAAAGCCAACAAGGACAAGTAG
- a CDS encoding TIGR04282 family arsenosugar biosynthesis glycosyltransferase → MNNSGNAIIVMLKAPRPGFVKTRLTPSLTKEEAAVFYTCLIKDTFLNIGLSGQSIDVIACVAKHEANAELSDIIPEKVAVTCQKDGDLGQKMYAAFVDAFASGCRRVVMIGSDSPDMPKEYIAEAFLLLKAYKESLILGPSEDGGYYLIGLGTAKEAIFKGVDWGTSAVLSETLEIAKREGIDAKLLPKWYDVDSFEDIGRLLKTGRAVNSIKYIKDNKLSWRTK, encoded by the coding sequence GTGAATAATAGCGGCAATGCCATTATAGTCATGCTTAAGGCCCCGAGGCCGGGGTTTGTAAAGACAAGACTTACGCCGTCTCTTACCAAAGAAGAGGCGGCTGTGTTTTATACGTGTCTTATCAAGGATACATTCCTTAATATAGGACTCTCTGGTCAATCTATCGATGTCATAGCCTGCGTTGCCAAGCATGAAGCTAACGCAGAATTATCTGATATTATTCCTGAGAAAGTAGCTGTAACATGTCAAAAAGACGGAGATTTAGGCCAAAAGATGTATGCGGCCTTTGTGGATGCCTTTGCCTCAGGGTGTAGGCGGGTTGTCATGATAGGCAGCGATTCTCCGGACATGCCAAAGGAGTACATAGCCGAAGCCTTTCTTCTGCTAAAGGCCTATAAAGAGTCTCTTATTCTCGGCCCTTCCGAAGACGGCGGGTACTATCTTATAGGGCTTGGCACGGCGAAGGAGGCTATTTTCAAAGGCGTAGACTGGGGCACCTCTGCCGTGTTATCTGAGACGTTAGAGATTGCCAAACGCGAGGGCATTGATGCAAAACTCCTTCCAAAATGGTATGATGTAGACTCGTTTGAGGACATTGGCCGCCTGCTAAAAACAGGACGGGCTGTTAATTCCATAAAATATATCAAAGATAATAAACTGTCTTGGAGGACGAAGTGA
- a CDS encoding DNA polymerase III subunit alpha — protein sequence MKHAGFVHLHLHTQYSLLDGAIRPERLFERVKEMKMPAVAMTDHGNLFGAIDFYRKGMTSGVKPIIGCEVYVAQGRHDDRSRPVRGGEYGENFHHLVLLVKNIKGYHNLCKLLTKAYLDGFYYKPRVDKELLRTYNEGLIALSACLHGEVASNLMEGNPKRAEDVAREYSEIFTDRRFYLEIQDNGIEEQKKVNEGMLELAKRTGLPLVATNDCHYLNKQDARWHEVLLCIQTGKTMSDSTRMRFTTDEFYVKSPEEMIRAFSHVPEAVQNTIEIAERCNLELKFGESHLPDFPLPKGETLDAFLAKKAEAGLEVRLKAMAAKGMDADSVKWQYYERLKKELTVINRMGFPGYFLIVSDFIEYARSKNIPVGPGRGSAAGSLVAYAIGITNLDPIRYNLLFERFLNPDRISLPDIDIDFCFEGRDSVIKYVTEKYGSDNVTQIITFGQMKARAVIRDVGRALDMPYADVDKISKLVPNQIGITIEKAVEDEAKLKDLIKADARVAELIEVAKGLEGLPRHASTHAAGVVISNAPLVEYLPLYKGQKDNFVTSQYAMKNIEELGLVKFDFLGIKTLTLIDRAVKTVKRNRGVDIDIDNLPLSDEKTFKLVAAGLTNGTFQLESTGIKELLRKLKPETFEDMIATVALYRPGPLQSGMVDDFIKRKHKQTPIVYELEQLKPILENTYGVMVYQEQVMEISKVLAGYTPGDADVLRKAMGKKVHEVMLEQREKFLEGAKKNNVPPKKAEKIFDLMAHFAGYGFNKSHSAAYAMVAYQTAYLKAHYPVEFMAALLSINMDNTDKVMKYMGECRDTGVKVLPPDLNESSVDFTVSEDSIRFGLAAVKNVGSAAIESVLEVRAEGPFLSLTDFLSRVDSRKLNKKVVESLIKCGAFDFTKKPRKALFESLDKAMDAAAAVQRDREAGQTSLFDVMGGGGGKKSASTDDIPAGAKEWEEKELLLYEKETLGFYITAHPLSRYLKELSFFTTDTTDSLMDKSSGDDVSVAGIVTSMRETTTKKGSRMGFARVEDISGAVEVVIFSDLYAKCKELVSSDEPVVVSGKLEKEAARANAANNGAVDTVEAEEYKIIARDIVSIDDAKDRKPKKTHIKASVAVLNEAALPSLRKVLESRPGKSPVFLHLLYPDSREVIIGLSDEFKINPDDDAVTEIKKTIEGTVVEFS from the coding sequence ATGAAACACGCCGGGTTCGTACATCTTCATCTGCATACGCAGTACAGCCTTCTTGACGGCGCCATCCGCCCGGAGCGGCTCTTCGAGCGCGTAAAGGAAATGAAGATGCCCGCGGTCGCGATGACCGACCACGGCAACCTTTTTGGCGCAATAGACTTCTACAGAAAAGGCATGACGAGCGGCGTTAAGCCCATTATCGGCTGCGAGGTCTACGTTGCCCAGGGCCGCCACGACGACAGATCAAGACCAGTAAGGGGCGGGGAGTATGGTGAGAACTTCCACCACCTCGTCTTGCTCGTTAAGAACATCAAGGGTTACCATAACCTCTGCAAGCTCCTTACCAAGGCCTACCTCGACGGCTTTTACTATAAGCCGCGCGTTGACAAGGAACTTCTTAGAACTTATAACGAAGGGCTAATCGCCCTTAGCGCGTGCCTTCATGGGGAGGTGGCCTCGAACCTCATGGAAGGTAACCCCAAACGCGCGGAAGATGTTGCGCGCGAGTACTCCGAGATATTCACTGACAGGCGCTTTTACCTTGAAATCCAGGATAACGGCATAGAGGAGCAAAAGAAGGTTAACGAGGGCATGCTCGAGCTCGCAAAGCGCACGGGGCTTCCGCTTGTGGCTACAAACGACTGCCATTATTTGAATAAACAGGACGCAAGGTGGCACGAGGTGCTTCTCTGCATACAGACGGGCAAGACCATGTCCGATTCAACGCGCATGCGGTTTACTACCGACGAGTTCTACGTAAAAAGCCCGGAAGAGATGATAAGGGCCTTCAGTCACGTGCCAGAGGCCGTGCAAAATACAATCGAGATAGCCGAGCGTTGCAACCTGGAGCTAAAGTTTGGCGAGTCGCACTTGCCGGATTTTCCGCTTCCCAAGGGCGAAACGCTCGACGCGTTCCTTGCCAAGAAGGCCGAGGCAGGGCTTGAAGTAAGGCTAAAGGCAATGGCCGCAAAGGGCATGGATGCTGATTCGGTCAAATGGCAGTATTATGAGCGCCTCAAGAAAGAACTTACCGTCATAAACCGCATGGGGTTTCCCGGGTACTTCCTCATTGTGAGCGATTTTATAGAATACGCGAGAAGTAAAAATATCCCCGTAGGACCGGGTAGGGGAAGCGCTGCAGGAAGCCTCGTTGCATACGCGATAGGCATCACCAACCTCGACCCCATACGCTATAACCTTCTCTTCGAGCGTTTTCTAAATCCGGACAGAATAAGCCTTCCTGATATAGACATCGATTTCTGCTTCGAGGGGCGCGATAGCGTCATAAAGTATGTTACGGAAAAGTACGGCAGCGATAACGTGACGCAAATCATCACCTTCGGACAGATGAAGGCCAGGGCCGTTATTCGCGACGTCGGCAGGGCGCTCGATATGCCTTACGCAGACGTTGACAAGATATCCAAGCTCGTGCCAAACCAGATTGGCATCACCATAGAAAAGGCAGTTGAGGACGAGGCAAAGCTAAAGGACCTTATAAAGGCCGACGCAAGGGTTGCCGAGCTTATCGAGGTGGCAAAGGGGCTCGAAGGGCTTCCTCGCCACGCCTCAACGCATGCCGCAGGTGTAGTCATCTCGAATGCGCCGCTTGTCGAGTACCTTCCGCTCTATAAAGGGCAGAAGGACAACTTCGTTACCTCGCAGTACGCGATGAAGAACATCGAGGAACTCGGGCTCGTTAAGTTCGATTTCCTCGGCATCAAGACGCTTACGCTAATAGACAGGGCCGTGAAGACCGTTAAAAGGAACCGCGGCGTTGACATCGACATCGACAATCTTCCGCTCTCGGATGAAAAAACCTTCAAGCTCGTTGCCGCAGGGCTAACGAACGGCACCTTCCAGCTAGAGAGCACCGGCATCAAGGAGCTTCTTCGTAAATTGAAGCCTGAGACCTTCGAGGACATGATAGCAACCGTTGCGCTCTACAGGCCGGGGCCTCTGCAAAGCGGCATGGTAGATGACTTTATAAAGCGTAAGCACAAACAGACGCCCATTGTATACGAGCTCGAGCAATTGAAACCAATACTCGAGAACACCTACGGCGTCATGGTCTATCAGGAACAGGTCATGGAAATATCGAAGGTGCTCGCCGGATATACCCCCGGAGACGCCGACGTGCTAAGAAAGGCCATGGGCAAAAAGGTCCACGAAGTCATGCTCGAGCAGAGGGAGAAGTTCCTCGAAGGAGCCAAGAAAAACAACGTGCCGCCTAAAAAGGCCGAAAAGATTTTCGATTTGATGGCGCACTTCGCGGGGTACGGCTTTAATAAGAGCCACAGCGCGGCGTACGCAATGGTCGCGTACCAGACGGCTTATCTTAAGGCGCACTATCCGGTCGAGTTCATGGCCGCGCTTCTCTCAATCAACATGGACAACACCGACAAGGTGATGAAGTACATGGGCGAGTGCCGCGACACAGGCGTTAAAGTTCTTCCCCCGGATTTAAATGAGAGCTCAGTGGACTTTACCGTCAGCGAGGACTCCATACGTTTTGGCCTTGCTGCCGTCAAGAACGTCGGCTCTGCCGCGATAGAGTCGGTTCTCGAAGTAAGGGCCGAGGGGCCGTTTCTCTCGCTTACGGATTTTCTCTCGCGCGTAGATTCGAGGAAGTTGAACAAGAAGGTCGTTGAGAGCCTTATAAAGTGCGGGGCATTCGACTTTACGAAAAAGCCTAGAAAGGCGCTCTTTGAGTCCCTTGACAAGGCCATGGACGCTGCTGCCGCTGTGCAGCGGGACAGGGAGGCCGGGCAGACGTCATTATTCGACGTGATGGGCGGCGGCGGTGGTAAGAAGTCCGCCTCAACCGACGACATCCCGGCCGGGGCAAAGGAATGGGAGGAAAAGGAGCTTCTTCTGTACGAAAAGGAGACGCTTGGTTTCTACATAACGGCGCATCCGCTCTCGCGCTATTTAAAGGAGCTTTCGTTTTTCACAACCGACACGACCGACTCTCTTATGGACAAATCCAGCGGCGACGACGTGTCTGTGGCAGGCATCGTCACCAGCATGCGCGAGACTACGACCAAAAAGGGCTCTCGCATGGGATTTGCGAGGGTCGAGGACATAAGCGGCGCTGTCGAGGTCGTGATATTCTCTGACCTCTATGCCAAATGCAAGGAGCTTGTCTCTTCGGATGAGCCTGTTGTCGTTTCCGGAAAGTTAGAGAAGGAAGCGGCAAGGGCCAATGCCGCCAATAACGGCGCTGTTGACACCGTCGAGGCCGAGGAGTATAAGATAATAGCAAGGGATATCGTCTCCATAGACGACGCAAAGGACAGAAAACCGAAGAAGACGCACATCAAGGCTTCCGTTGCCGTGCTTAACGAGGCCGCGCTTCCGTCGCTTAGGAAGGTG